One segment of Malassezia restricta chromosome V, complete sequence DNA contains the following:
- a CDS encoding minichromosome maintenance protein 10: MKTNHETSACVGRDVMSAAAKQGVKELREASWMHAQRRASALQRAQSSSLGACAENVQGRDYAQRVRRESNDLLRSSRSSGFDQCAQTGRNERLELTEDMERGPYTFEAPLDDATFERFEPHARTKLRKRYIPHASVNAHMNCRYAISPSTLYSLTGRSGSSSEYVRDVSQPAMDGDFEVPLYGDWVLFAVMSEKSALKYTNKTPSDAAATKYFSCKLLDLNTQYTNIYHELPGHCVMNMLAFESTRGTSAFDKLWKERDGVLLAILNPRIMRARKGSNELTISPRSADSVLVLGLAEQYGRCEAHCRDGSRCTAFVLRHPKSQGVCAMHLEKAIAGHQRSRMEFATAAASYIVPPPSKLHPTYSHRASKRVRSPMDGLHYVVPGLTPSNHDPSSHMYDVSSQLGRGLEQKRQRKRRELEEAGQLSKLHAHGPEPRNRRMLDAQLLADMDQNSSAAQALRTAQATLRGEDPKKQQVSHASTTSIPESASASRLLARHTASAASLPPAKLHGTPFRSNVLERDNPAARHIELLKRKEPSTTDDDDLVIIAG, translated from the coding sequence atgAAGACGAACCATGAAACGTCGGCGTGCGTTGGGCGCGATGTGATGAGTGCTGCAGCCAAGCAAGGTGTGAAAGAATTGCGTGAAGCATCTTGGATGCATgcacagcgacgcgcgtcggcacTACAACGCGCTCAGTCGTCGAGTCTAGGTGCATGTGCTGAAAATGTCCAGGGCCGGGACTATGcacagcgcgtgcgtcgcgagtcCAACGACCTTTTGCGTTCTTCACGTTCTTCTGGCTTTGATCAATGTGCACAGACTGGACGCAATGAGCGTCTGGAACTGACAGAGGACATGGAGCGTGGTCCATACACTTTTGAAGCGCctctcgacgacgccacgtTTGAGCGCTTTGAGCCTCATGCTCGTACTAAACTGAGGAAGCGATACATTCCACACGCAAGTGTGAATGCACATATGAATTGCCGCTACGCCATCTCACCCAGCACACTATACTCTCTCACAGGCCGCAGTGGCTCTTCGTCCGAGTATGTACGCGACGTCTCCCAACCAGCCATGGACGGCGACTTTGAGGTGCCACTATATGGCGATTGGGTTCTTTTTGCCGTGATGAGTGAGAAGAGCGCGCTCAAGTACACTAATAAAACCCCTTCTGATGCCGCAGCCACCAAGTATTTTTCCTGTAAATTACTCGACCTCAACACTCAGTATACGAATATATACCACGAGCTTCCGGGGCACTGTGTTATGAATATGCTTGCATTCGAGTCGACTCGTGGTACCAGTGCATTCGATAAGCTGTGGAAGGAACGAGACGGTGTGCTGCTTGCCATCCTTAACCCCCGCATTATGCGTGCCCGAAAAGGATCCAACGAACTGACTATTTCGCCGCGCTCCGCTGACTCTGtcctcgtgctgggcctGGCAGAACAATATGGCCGCTGTGAGGCGCATTGCAGAGACGGCTCACGATGTACAGCTTTTGTGTTGCGACATCCCAAGAGCCAGGGCGTATGCGCCATGCATCTCGAAAAGGCCATTGCTGGACACCAACGCTCACGAATGGAGTTCGCCACTGCCGCGGCATCGTATATCGTCCCACCGCCGTCAAAATTACATCCTACGTATAGCCATCGAGCGAGCAAGCGAGTTCGGTCTCCGATGGACGGGCTGCATTATGTCGTACCTGGCCTCACACCATCCAACCACGATCCTAGCAGTCACATGTATGATGTATCATCCCAGCTCGGTCGTGGCCTTGAACAAAAAAGACAGCGCAAGCGTCGGGAGCTTGAAGAGGCAGGTCAGCTTTCCAAACTCCATGCTCACGGCCCCGAACCCAGGAATCGGCGCATGTTAGACGCACAGCTTCTAGCAGATATGGATCAGAATAGCAGTGCAGCTCAAGCTCTACGTACAGCACaggcgacgctgcgcggAGAAGATCCTAAAAAGCAGCAAGTCTCGCATGCAAGCACAACAAGTATACCTGAAAGTGCCTCAGCGTCGCGTCTGTTGGCGCGACACACGGCATCTGCTGCTTCGCTGCCCCCCGCCAAGTTGCACGGCACACCGTTTCGGTCAAATGTACTGGAGCGCGATAATCCCGCCGCTCGGCATATCGAGCTACTTAAACGGAAGGAGCCTTCAACTACAGATGATGATGATCTCGTTATCATTGCAGGCTAA
- a CDS encoding protein phosphatase type 1 complex subunit Hex2 Reg1 — protein MLSAPAPYPTVSTENPAPDDTQIESITPKVCVDYLSHDWKDEDVWNSWKAMTKRKNEIANGVRLENASWRTWAKHRGKLKTVSPQTLNWLKESDVTWLYGPLHGEAQATPPPKVASTAERLGIDVSSSERKPILKHRTLTDILQTPLNASHPKASNQASAQTKFQPSLPGASTKGQHPRKKALKMGSLGHDHTLPSTRRKRHISFNTLVSQCIALDDESIGVSYPESESSDSEDEYEDQTQQHRYSGQNMPLTKRSDRHITIAMMPPTYLKMGHECMTSTDSEVSDEDDDMYGRHTSELDARYSVIDPIPGSHELDIDQDDGYEYYDYDVDDNEDDNPTFLALLGSSGQQDTAQISTAPSTTRARGDPHDPPHPSSSMIPSIDSSDPAKPLTMKLDDQLPHLTLNDTNGPIPHTDNEDAIRPPPIFVGPTPLNSPISPSTFHGSGHGAIQRNSQGHRNTGAVVAPSSYFPPVPLSEDYVEEHEGGLIASAVEIINTARDLFGVIIGSPGRMGRSWYESH, from the exons ATGCTCtcagctccagcaccgTATCCAACTGTATCTACCGAAAATCCGGCGCCAGATGACACACAGATTGAGAGCATCACCCCTAAGGTCTGTGTGGACTATCTGAGCCATGACTGGAAGGATGAAGACGTATGGAATAGCTGGAAGGCCATGACCAAGCGCAAAAACGAAATCGCAAACGGTGTGCGTCTCGAAAATGCAAGCTGGCGGACATGGGCCAAACATCGTGGTAAGCTGAAGACCGTGAGCCCTCAAACACTCAACTGGCTGAAGGAAAGCGATGTGACATGGCTCTATGGACCTCTGCATGGCGAGGCCCAAGCCACACCACCCCCCAAAGTTGCATCTACGGCTGAGAGACTTGGTATTGATGTCTCTTCTTCGGAAAGAAAGCCTATCCTGAAGCATCGAACGCTCACCGATATTCTCCAAACGCCACTCAATGCATCGCACCCTAAAGCCTCGAATCAGGCATCAGCACAGACCAAGTTTCAGCCATCTTTACCGGGTGCATCTACAAAGGGGCAGCACCCGCGCAAAAAGGCCCTCAAGATGGGTAGCCTGGGGCATGATCATACGCTCCCTTCAACCCGGAGAAAACGTCACATCAGCTTCAATACCCTCGTATCACAATGCATCGCTCTAGACGACGAGTCCATCGGAGTATCGTACCCTGAAAGCGAGAGCTCTGATTCTGAAGATGAGTATGAGGAtcagacgcagcagcaccgcTACTCAGGTCAGAACATGCCGTTAACCAAGCGGTCTGATCGGCATATCACCATCGCCATGATGCCACCGACCTACCTAAAGATGGGCCATGAATGCATGACTTCTACTGACTCAGAAGTATCtgatgaagatgatgaCATGTACGGCCGGCACACCAGCGAGTTGGATGCTCGCTACTCTGTCATTGACCCCATCCCTGGCTCGCATGAACTTGATATTGATCAGGACGATGGGTATGAATACTACGACTACGACGTTGACGACAATGAAGACGACAACCCCACGTTTTTAGCCTTGCTCGGAAGCTCTGGCCAACAAG ACACGGCACAAATTTCCACAGCTCCTTCGACCACAAGAGCTCGTGGCGATCCCCATGATCCACCCCATCCAAGTTCCAGCATGATACCCTCCATCGACAGCTCTGACCCTGCAAAACCACTTACGATGAAACTTGATGATCAATTACCACATCTTACACTCAACGATACCAATGGTCCTATTCCACATACCGATAATGAGGACGCCATTCGTCCGCCCCCTATTTTCGTTGGACCTACGCCACTAAATTCTCCCATCAGCCCCTCAACGTTTCACGGCAGTGGTCATGGAGCAATACAGCGCAACAGTCAGGGTCATCGAAACACTGGTGCTGTTGTCGCACCCTCCTCCTACTTCCCTCCTGTGCCACTTTCTGAGGACTACGTCGAAGAGCATGAGGGAGGTCTTATTGCGAGTGCTGTCGAAATCATTAACACGGCCCGCGACTTATTTGGTGTCATTATAGGCTCGCCCGGGCGCATGGGTCGCTCGTGGTATGAATCACACTAA
- a CDS encoding ATP-dependent RNA helicase DDX56/DBP9, producing the protein MPSDSGSGGFQAYAHLLDARILRALADNKFGTPTPVQRESLQYSLGGAARDILARARTGSGKTLAYGLPILQKIVATKQGIPRSSTEYSATRALVLVPSRELAEQATRQLNDVLTYCKDMVRVANLARPVKSSVQKLLLSERPDVVVATPSRALASMQAGDLVVRDSLQSLVIDETDLVLSYGYGTDVKTILQEGFLSRTHQTFLMSATLDDDTEALRELMLKDPVVLRLENDTSLAENLSQYYVETSEDEKFLLVYVMLKLRLIRGKCLLFVNDIDRCYRLKLFLEQFGLRTCVLNEELPVNSRFHIVEEFNKGKYDYIIATDANAAPESKKTTSSQRGKEFNVSRGIDFVAVACVINFDLPTSTRAYTHRIGRTARAGNTGTALSFVVPRREFGKKKALCCPSCKHDEQMWEQIVEDQKSSGMQIHPWTYDRTQVEAFRYRMEDALRSVTKAAIKEARIQEIKQEILNSEALKAHFEENPRDLEYLRHDRALHPARVQAHMKHIPSYLRPRIASLPGTAQSHVGYVPKNRPKVPQRGKKNTPRGKSKKKSDPLKSFT; encoded by the coding sequence ATGCCATCCGATTCAGGATCAGGCGGTTTCCAGGCGTATGCGCATCTTTTAGACGCGCGAATTCTGCGTGCCTTGGCGGATAATAAGTTTGGCACACCGACACCTGTTCAAAGGGAATCCTTGCAATATAGTTTGGGtggtgctgcgcgcgaTATCCTAGCTCGGGCTCGGACAGGCAGTGGTAAAACACTGGCGTATGGGCTTCCAATCTTGCAAAAGATTGTAGCAACAAAGCAAGGTATCCCGAGATCAAGCACAGAATACTCCGCCACACGTGCATTGGTTCTCGTACCCTCTCGTGAGCTTGCCGAGCAGGCGACACGACAACTCAACGATGTACTGACATACTGTAAGGATATGGTCCGAGTGGCAAACCTTGCTCGACCTGTCAAGTCATCCGTCCAAAAGCTGCTTCTTTCAGAGAGGCCTGATGTAGTGGTGGCTACACCATCGCGCGCACTTGCTAGCATGCAAGCTGGAGATCTGGTCGTGCGCGACTCGTTGCAATCGCTCGTCATAGACGAGACAGATCTGGTACTTTCATATGGCTATGGCACTGATGTGAAGACGATTTTACAGGAAGGATTTCTCTCTCGCACTCACCAAACATTTCTCATGAGTGCAACGCTTGACGATGACACTGAGGCACTCCGTGAACTTATGCTCAAGGATCCCGTTGTTCTGCGTCTTGAGAATGACACGTCCCTCGCCGAAAATTTGTCGCAATACTATGTCGAAACATCGGAAGACGAAAAGTTTCTACTAGTGTACGTGATGCTCAAGCTGCGCCTCATTCGTGGCAAGTGTCTCTTATTTGTGAATGATATCGACAGGTGCTATCGACTAAAGCTATTCCTCGAGCAATTCGGGCTTCGTACCTGTGTATTGAACGAAGAGTTGCCCGTCAACAGCCGCTTCCATATTGTGGAAGAGTTTAACAAGGGCAAGTACGACTATATCATTGCGACAGATGCGAATGCAGCACCAGAATCGAAGAAAACAACATCATCTCAACGGGGCAAGGAGTTCAACGTGTCGCGTGGTATTGATTTTGTGGCAGTCGCTTGTGTTATCAACTTTGATTTGCCcacgtcgacgcgcgcttATACCCACCGCATCGGTCGCACCGCACGCGCAGGTAACACTGGTACGGCGCTGAGTTTTGTCGTGCCAAGGCGTGAATTTGGCAAGAAGAAGGCTTTGTGCTGTCCCTCGTGCAAGCACGACGAACAAATGTGGGAACAAATCGTGGAAGATCAAAAAAGCAGTGGCATGCAGATCCATCCATGGACTTACGACCGCACTCAAGTCGAAGCATTTCGCTACAGAATGGAGGATGCACTGCGTAGTGTCACCAAAGCCGCCATCAAGGAAGCGCGTATACAAGAAATCAAGCAAGAGATTCTTAACAGTGAGGCACTGAAAGCCCACTTTGAAGAGAATCCTCGTGACTTGGAGTATCTTCGTCATGaccgtgcgctgcatccTGCGCGTGTCCAAGCGCACATGAAACATATCCCATCTTACTTGCGCCCGCGCATCGCTTCGCTTCCAGGCACAGCGCAGTCTCATGTCGGGTATGTACCCAAGAACCGGCCTAAAGTGCCTCAACGTGGGAAAAAGAACACGCCCCGAGGCAAgagcaagaagaagagTGATCCCCTCAAGTCGTTTACATAG
- a CDS encoding transmembrane component, which yields MADLSPDTFHELHSHSDDPRWFQPSEEEKNLPDTLDPWSEQVRHAKYMSYLFCALVIVGALIHGLRLARQVYPRVGLFVNKIPGVTFLAAVCRGVGYYKFRWGKWQSPPGQYLVISAAFIIGVVVWAFALTPHYFPHNEDGSPPLAIRTGMMAIGMIPFIFAMALKFNPISLLTGIPHSHMLFYHQVAAIVLLFLSIVHTVPFVWQALREEGYERLKYIWSDSYSIYWSGTVAIFFLLWIVISSLGIFRWLSYEFFVVQHVISFTIMMACLFVHVQDLLNAHVWLWATVGIWIFSILSRSLMVLFSTEFFTSGRSEVEVSASVGHSHAVVQEEPAKFIRMSFVTPLRWRPGQHVFVRFPGMAATQAHPFTCLSLPSYSPHLPNKLVLLARVRKGITRHIHNYIMKHGVDETKYKDDEMSRVVSESSSNDVKKPISDRTLYGTEKDVSDIRSMSLITALDGPYGYTYSLDIYQHSVLFAAGSGITFCLPQVTDLVRRAALGKTRCLTKSVRLLWCIRTYDIIHWVRSELLELALLAEKVPFDVVVELYVTRELNEHVDPDFGKLMRVYFGQRPDIKTVIGTEAQHAIKCESQSLSVSLCGPSSFSSEVARAASALNWSIAFGRSGSLRDVHLISESYKM from the coding sequence ATGGCGGATCTTTCCCCCGATACCTTTCACGAGCTACATAGTCACTCGGACGATCCAAGATGGTTCCAGCCATCAGAAGAGGAAAAGAACCTCCCTGATACCCTCGACCCTTGGTCCGAGCAAGTGAGGCATGCCAAGTACATGTCGTACTTGTTCTGCGCCTTGGTGATCGTCGGTGCGTTGATCCACGGACTTCGTCTGGCACGCCAGGTGTATCCACGCGTCGGTCTGTTCGTCAACAAAATACCAGGTGTCACATTCCTAGCGGCCGTCTGCCGTGGTGTGGGCTACTACAAGTTTCGCTGGGGCAAGTGGCAGTCACCTCCGGGCCAGTACTTGGTCATTAGTGCAGCCTTTATCATCGGAGTAGTCGTGTGGGCTTTTGCCTTGACACCGCACTACTTTCCTCATAACGAAGACGGCTCACCACCATTGGCGATCCGAACTGGCATGATGGCTATTGGCATGATACCATTCATTTTTGCCATGGCCCTCAAGTTTAATCCCATTTCACTATTGACAGGGATCCCGCACTCGCACATGTTATTCTACCATCAAGTGGCAGCCATTGTGCTCTTGTTTCTCTCGATCGTGCATACAGTGCCTTTTGTTTGGCAAGCGTTACGCGAAGAAGGATACGAGCGACTCAAGTACATTTGGTCTGACTCGTACTCGATCTACTGGTCCGGCACCGTGGCGATATTCTTCTTACTTTGGATCGTCATTTCGAGTCTCGGCATCTTTCGATGGTTGAGCTACGAGTTTTTCGTGGTACAACATGTCATTTCGTTCACGATTATGATGGCGTGTCTTTTCGTCCACGTTCAAGATCTTCTTAACGCGCATGTCTGGCTATGGGCTACGGTGGGTATTTGGATCTTTTCAATTTTAAGTCGCTCTTTGATGGTGTTGTTCTCCACGGAATTTTTCACCAGCGGTCGCTCAGAAGTCGAGGTGTCTGCCTCGGTCGGACACTCGCATGCTGTGGTGCAGGAAGAGCCTGCCAAGTTCATTCGCATGAGCTTTGTGACACCGCTGCGCTGGCGTCCAGGACAACATGTGTTTGTCCGCTTTCCTGGAATGGCTGCTACGCAGGCGCATCCATTTACATGTCTGTCGCTTCCGAGCTATTCGCCCCACTTGCCCAACAAACTCGTGCTActggcgcgtgtgcgcaaAGGCATCACACGTCACATTCACAACTACATAATGAAGCATGGTGTGGATGAGACCAAATACAAAGACGACGAAATGTCAAGAGTCGTGTCGGAAAGCAGTTCAAATGATGTGAAAAAACCCATCTCTGATCGCACGCTATATGGAACCGAGAAAGACGTGTCGGATATCCGCTCAATGAGTTTGATAACGGCCTTAGATGGTCCTTATGGATATACATACAGCCTGGATATCTATCAACACTCCGTGCTGTTTGCCGCCGGATCGGGCATCACGTTCTGTTTGCCCCAGGTGACAGACcttgtgcgccgcgccgcgctcggcaaGACAAGGTGTCTTACCAAAAGTGTGCGCCTTTTATGGTGCATTCGAACGTACGACATTATCCATTGGGTTCGTTCAGAACTGCTGGAATTGGCATTATTAGCAGAGAAAGTGCCCTTTGATGTGGTGGTGGAACTGTACGTGACGCGCGAACTCAACGAGCACGTTGATCCTGATTTTGGAAAGCTCATGAGGGTATACTTCGGTCAGCGTCCAGACATAAAGACAGTGATCGGAACGGAGGCTCAGCATGCCATAAAGTGCGAGTCACAGAGCCTGTCCGTATCTCTGTGTGGTCCGAGCTCGTTTTCCAGCGAGGTGGCACGTGCTGCATCCGCGCTGAATTGGAGCATAGCTTTTGGCCGATCAGGATCTTTGCGTGACGTGCACCTCATATCAGAATCATACAAAATGTAA
- a CDS encoding exopolyphosphatase, translated as MARLGWMTPPSTCLFNTSTPRRWPRHVSPLSMTWDRFWATRQASNASSATHFVVGNEAADLDSVACAIAYAYFDMRHEWIPVIQARRCDLRLRRENVAYLEQCGIDMDKVCCLDDVPDMHRGMHVVLVDHNRATKAFESATIDAIWDHHVDEHAHPEARVRVVCEPHDAGSCASVLVTHFRPSHMPGPVARLLYGAMLLDTLCWDEKAGKFHAIDRAAQQHLAPFVACDDDAALYRELLRLRNDTSHLTVSDHLRRDYKHMTCPAPNGAWSIGMASVTQPLREMVSAPTFLDEVRTYARQQAVHVLMILAGYERDGTWHRELFFFAWHPSAKALADALASLRTHYVDLTALPLALPEHDGYAVAWTQHDLRATRKQFVPAMKLACEHVACP; from the coding sequence ATGGCACGCCTAGGATGGATGACGCCCCCTTCGACCTGCCTTTTCAACACCTCCACTCCTCGCCGCTGGCCCCGACACGTGTCTCCTTTGAGCATGACATGGGACAGGTTCTGGGCGACGCGTCAGGCGTCGAATGCGTCAAGCGCCACGCATTTTGTTGTAGGCAATGAGGCGGCGGATTTGGACAGCGTGGCATGTGCGATTGCTTACGCGTACTTTGACATGCGGCACGAGTGGATCCCGGTGATCCAGGCGCGTCGATGTGACttgcgcctgcgccgggAGAATGTCGCGTACCTTGAGCAGTGCGGTATCGATATGGATAAGGTGTGCTGTCTGGATGATGTACCCGACATGCATCGCGGTATGCATGTCGTGCTGGTGGATCATAATCGGGCGACGAAGGCGTTTGAGTCTGCGACGATCGATGCGATATGGGATCACCATGTGGATGAGCACGCTCATCCAGAGGCCCGTGTCCGCGTCGTATGCGAGCCTCATGACGCTGGCTCTTGTGCTAGTGTCCTTGTGACGCACTTCCGCCCATCTCATATGCCTGGGCCCGTGGCTCGACTGCTGTACGgtgccatgctgctcgatACCCTGTGTTGGGACGAAAAGGCGGGCAAGTTCCATGCGATAGACCGAGCTGCACAGCAACACCTCGCTCCTTTCGTGGCCTGCGATgatgatgcggcgctgtACCGCGAGCTGTTGCGCCTACGCAACGACACATCGCACTTGACCGTGTCGGATCACTTGCGTCGCGACTATAAGCACATGACGTGCCCCGCCCCGAATGGCGCATGGTCCATCGGTATGGCGTCTGTCACACAGCCGCTACGTGAGATGGTGTCAGCGCCGACCTTTctggacgaggtgcgcACATACGCACGGCAGCAAGctgtgcatgtgctcaTGATATTGGCTGGCTACGAACGCGACGGCACATGGCATCGCGAACTGTTCTTTTTTGCATGGCATCCGAGTGCCAAGGCTCTGGCCGACGCGCTGGCATCGCTCCGGACGCACTACGTCGACTTGACGGCCCTGCCGCTGGCCCTGCCTGAGCACGATGGCTATGCCGTGGCATGGACACAGCACGACCTGCGTGCGACGCGGAAGCAGTTTGTCCCCGCGATGAAGCTGGCATGTGAGCACGTTGCATGCCCTTAA
- a CDS encoding peroxin-5, giving the protein MAFQSMLSGAECSASQNHLSQFLKHTQTDRSLQQDAVQTQPGMMQRPGFRTRPGGVGGGAQDMDAFLRQPPATGALPFDMHAMRSEMEAMQMRAPPSSAWAQEMQQRPPAPAPGRPSAWTEQFHAQRPPPTAEEAAPMRLGMHAAGPGRFGGGVYAGLASYAPPAARTTLEPAAPRLAEWDDATWDEQFRRMEAEAASAPAATDKGKQRETQNDEDAELHELREMQARLRDEVHDSNPRFEELWNTLKDPSLLDKSDELAKWERELMEAVANEDPLASTHPGGGLGPGELGLSEEDGLGEAEARLRREWLGDVDEAGFPRLGTYEYEAHNPFAGHATPYAEGMRLLENNGSLTEAARLFEVATQRDVESQQVSDEIDLSRAERSRAWQRLGECHAMNEHEEKAIQALEEAVRIDSSNLEALMSLAVSYINEGYDQAANVTLLRYLARSHPHLAPSPEFPALPNEHTDPWARVNYVRDLFLQAARRDAARGTMSPDIQVGLGLLYYSTYSYEQAKDCFQAALASRPNDCQLWNRLGATLANGGNSELATDAYHRALELRPSFTRAIYNLSVSCMNLGAHHEAVEHLLSALALQRSQSMPDAPDSASMPLSHAKESEGLWNTLRSTLLVMNRADLVPSCRVGSDLDVFRQAGFDF; this is encoded by the coding sequence ATGGCGTTCCAGTCGATGCTGTCGGGCGCCGAGTGCTCGGCATCGCAAAATCACTTGTCGCAGTTCCTGAAACATACGCAGACAGACAGGTCCCTCCAGCaggatgccgtgcagaCGCAGCCGGGCATGATGCAGCGCCCTGGATTCCGCACGCGGCCGGGTGGCGTTGGCGGTGGGGCGCAGGACATGGACGCCTTTCTGCGGCAGCCGCCAGCGACGGGCGCGCTGCCCTTCGATatgcatgccatgcgctcggAAATGGAGGCCATGCAAATGCGCGCGCCGCCATCGAGTGCGTGGGCACAGGagatgcagcagcgaccaccggcgccggcgccaggcCGGCCGAGTGCGTGGACGGAGCAGTTTCAcgcgcagcggccgccgcccacgGCGGAGGAAGCAGCGCCGATGCGTCTTGGCATGCATGCAGCGGGACCTGGCCGCTTTGGCGGCGGTGTATACGCGGGACTCGCCAGCTATGCGCCACCAGCCGCGAGGACCACTTTGGAGCCGGCCGCTCCTCGACTCGCGGAGTGGGACGACGCCACGTGGGACGAGCAGTTTCGTCGCATGGAGGCTGAGGCGGCGTCAGCTCCAGCGGCCACCGACAAGGGCAAGCAGCGCGAGACGCAGAACGACGAGGACGCCGAGCTCCATGAGCTGCGAGAGATGCAGGCGCGGCTACGAGATGAAGTGCACGATTCGAATCCCCGTTTCGAAGAGCTGTGGAATACCCTGAAGGACCCGAGCCTGCTGGACAAGTCGGACGAGCTGGCCAAGTGGGAACGAGAGCTAATGGAGGCGGTGGCGAACGAGGATCCACTGGCCTCGACGCATCCAGGCGGCGGCCTGGGCCCGGGTGAGCTGGGTCTGTCGGAAGAAGACGGCCTGGGCGAGGCGGAAGCCAGGCTGCGGCGCGAATGgctgggcgacgtggacgaggctGGTTTCCCGAGGCTGGGCACTTACGAGTACGAGGCCCACAATCCGTTTGCGGGGCATGCGACGCCGTATGCGGAGGGCATGCGCTTACTCGAGAACAACGGCAGCTTgacggaggcggcgcgtcttTTCGAAgtcgcgacgcagcgcgacgtCGAGAGTCAGCAGGTGTCGGACGAGATTGACCTCTCGCGGGCCGAGCGGTcgcgtgcatggcagcgGCTGGGCGAGTGCCATGCTATGAACGAGCATGAAGAAAAGGCGATTcaggcgctcgaagaggccgtgcgcatcgactcGTCGAATCTTgaggcgctcatgtcgcTCGCCGTGTCGTACATCAACGAGGGGTATGACCAGGCAGCGAACGTGACGCTGCTCCGGTacttggcacgctcgcATCCGCACCTCGCTCCGTCGCCCGAGTTCCCTGCACTGCCGAACGAGCACACGGATCCCTGGGCACGCGTCAACTACGTGCGCGACCTCTTTCTGCAGGCCGCGCGCAGAGACGCAGCCCGCGGCACCATGTCGCCGGACATCCAGGTGGGACTTGGTCTGCTGTACTACTCGACGTACAGCTATGAGCAGGCGAAAGACTGCTTCcaggcggcgcttgcgTCGCGGCCGAACGACTGCCAGCTGTGGAACCGGCtgggcgcgacgctcgcgaaCGGCGGCAACTCGGAGCTCGCGACCGATGCATACCACCGCGCCTTGGAACTGCGTCCTTCGTTCACACGCGCCATCTACAACCTGAGCGTGTCGTGCATGAATCTCGGCGCGCACCACGAGGCGGTCGAACACTTGCTCTCCGCGCTGGCACTGCAGCGGTCGCAGTCGATGCCCGACGCACCTGACTCGGCGTCCATGCCTCTGTCACACGCCAAGGAAAGCGAGGGCTTGTGGAATACCCTGCgcagcacgctgctcgtgaTGAACCGCGCAGACCTCGTGCCGTCGTGCCGCGTCGGCTCGGATCTCGACGTGTTCCGCCAAGCCGGCTTTGACTTTTAA